Genomic DNA from Paenibacillus sp. MBLB1832:
TAAAAAATATCTACGTTTGGATTAATCTTCTGAAGCATATCAACCAGCACAACATCTTCAGCACCAAAACTGCAAGCAAGCGTTAGGCTTGGGAATGTATCTACTGCAAGCTTCAATAAAGCCTCTGGTGATTGATTTTCGAATTCTTCCGATGCTTTCGTCACAAATGCTTCTTTCTCGAAAAGATTCATTGTACGATTCCTCCAATAGTCGATAATCCCGACTGTTATTGTATGATTTATACTTAATTATAGCCGACTTCTAAAAGGTGTCAATGACTTTTCATCATTTTGGTATTAACTTCTTTTTCGAGATAAAAAAAGAAAAAACCTTGACGGCCATAAAGCCGAAAAGGTTTTTCTTGGCGTGCCAGAGGCACAATATCTTAACGTTTGGAGAATTGAGGAGCGCGACGAGCGGCTTTCAATCCGTATTTTTTACGTTCTTTCATACGGGAATCACGAGTTAGGAATCCTGCTTTTTTCAAGGATCCACGGTACTCAGGATCAGCTTTCAACAATGCACGGGAGATACCGTGACGAATTGCGCCAGCTTGTCCGCTGATTCCGCCGCCATTTGCAAGAACTAGAACATCGTATTGACCAATAGTTTCAGTAAGAGCAAGTGGTTGCTTAACGATTAGCTTCAATGTTTCTAGACCGAAATACTCATCTAGATCACGTTTGTTGATGATGATACGTCCTTCACCCGGTACTAAGCGCACACGCGCTACCGAATGCTTACGACGACCCGTTCCATAATATTGAACTTGTGCCACGAAACGTTCCTCCTTATATTAACCGCGAAGATTCCAAACTTCTGGTTGTTGTGCTGTGTGCGGGTGCTCTGCTCCACCGTAGACTTTAAGCTTAGTTTTCAAGCTGTCGCCAAGACGGTTTTTTAGGAAGCATACCATGAACTGCGAATTCGATCATGCGATCAGGTTTTGTGTTAAGCAAATCCTGAGCAGATGTCACTTTCAAACCACCTTGGTACAAAGAGTGACGGTAGTACATTTTGTTTTGCATTTTCTTACCCGTAAGCTTAATTTGTGAAGCATTGATAACGATA
This window encodes:
- the rpsI gene encoding 30S ribosomal protein S9 produces the protein MAQVQYYGTGRRKHSVARVRLVPGEGRIIINKRDLDEYFGLETLKLIVKQPLALTETIGQYDVLVLANGGGISGQAGAIRHGISRALLKADPEYRGSLKKAGFLTRDSRMKERKKYGLKAARRAPQFSKR